The stretch of DNA GATCTCGTTATCATGTAATGATCCGAGGGGCTGTTCCTGATCCTGATGCCTCCATGTGATGCAACAGGAAAACGTTGTACTTCTTTAGGTCAGAATATCAGAAtcagcatttacattttcaccactttttcttttctttgacgCTGGCCACTGCAGACTGAGGACACAGCCCCAAGGAAGCAGCCCAGACGTCACACACTCTCCCTCTTTTCAAAGTCACATAAATCccgttttttttctgcttcctaCACAACCACTtcgaggacaaaatgttcacttgctgcctaaaatatcccacccactgacaggtgccgTGATAACGAGATGCTCAGCGTTATTCGTTTTTATCAGCTTTTCAGTAGTTCATTAAAATCCCGAGgatctgtttctgtgtttttagttgtgAAGCCGAATGCCTCTGTCTCATCTGACCTGGGCTATAATTGGAGGCGTTTGTTATAGACGTGCGTATAAATAAcggcaaaatccaggaaatgcttctttatttatgtcgttttctctcttttgggagatgaattacactcagaataacagtaaaatggaagaaaacagatataaaacacactctgttcaagtggcactggatcatttacacGATATTATCATATGTgcattttgtaacatttttaatACTACCAGTACAACATGGCCTTAGTTTGGTTAATCATGtccctgggaaaaaaaagaccgTTTCCAGTTTTCTGATTGTCTCATCATCTCAACCTGGATGGTCTCCACCCTTAAAGAAACCAGGCCATGGTTTACACCTGTCACAGCATCTTTGCGTTTGGTTCCAGATTtcacagaagcagaaaaaaaaatctcggaTGTGTTGTTTACGCGCAGCAGCAGATGCTTAAAACACTCGATCGTAGCGGGGACACTAGCGCCTGCACATGTAAACCTGTCAACCTCAGCCCCGCTCTTCCTCTCCCTGAGCCATGTGAGATCTGAGCACATGGCTCGCACAAGCCCGATGACGTTACCACCTCGCTGCGCTTctagagggagggggggaaggatggatggatggagggagggagggaggcgggcACCGCTTACTCCAGCGGTACGGCAGCAGCGTTTCCATGGTAATAACAGTGGACTCGATGCAGATCCGCAACACTTATATCAGCCTTTCTTTTGTCTGCCTCAACCTTTGCCCGCCGTCCGTCTTGTCCTGCATCGCCCTTGGTAACCGTGGAAACGGGCGGCAGGTGTCCAGGGCTGTGTTCGTCCGCGTTGGGAGAGTGTTTATAAGGCGGGGGGACAAAGGCTAAACCAATCCTACCCCGGTCATATTGATCTTCCTTGTCAGTGATCATGGAAGATGGAGccaagaaataaattaatgtcCTTTTCACTCCCCGTCGGGTATATTCCTGCGGCtgattctctttgtctgctgCCGTGTCCTCGTGTGAGCCGGCGGATGCGTGTGTGATTTAGGCGAAGACACCTGTCGGAGAAAATGTCATCTCACTTGAGTCATTTTCACCTTTTTCATTAGAGGGGACGTGTTGAAAGAGGAAGGATAAAGGATCCATAGATTGAGCCgaggtggagggagggtggaaaaaaaaaatgggggaagGGTGTCGAGGGAGCGATGAATGGGGGAGtatgaggagagggaggaagaggaggaggaggaggacaaggaggaggagggggatgtaAATGATCTAAAGCGCCTCCGACTGGCGGACGTCCAGTCACATCACTCCTTATATGTAATTGCCCGTACGCTTCCCCCCAAttagatttttgttgtttgtttcttacaAACTGCTGCTCAAGCTGCCAAATCCTCACAGATGAGGTTGCCAGGGAAACGGCTATGGGTGGCAGCTGTTTCCTTGGTGATTTACTGCAGGAATAATGGCGTCTCGGTTTTTATGGGAAGACCTTGAAATGATGCTGGTGGAGGCACTTGTAGCTGGCTCAGGAAAATCTTTTCATCTGTGAGTCGTGTTGCTGCATGTGCGTCGTGGATCTCACCCAGCGAGCGCGCACACAGTCACGAAATCAAAGGCAAGAAAATAACGTGGACGTTTCTGGGGAAAGGCAGAAAGTTTCTGTTAATCAGAGCCAGCTGTGCTCTCAGATGTCTGAACTCGTAGGACATcgttttgatttgtgtttgattgGGGGTGGCGACCAAATCCACCTCCTCTTCACTTACAAGCTCTTAGAAACTGAGTCTTTCTGGATGGCAGGTGTCAGGTGAGAGATGTTGAGCGGTTAAGTGATGATGGAGAAAAGAGTTCGGCAGGTCTGGACTTGTTGCGGCGAGGAAAATGGCTTTGTGTAATAGGCGGTTTGTGTTCTGATGCAGAAGCTATGGTGACGAAGCTGTAAATGACGTTCACCCCAGAAACGTTGCTACCAAGCGACAACCTCCAgctctgagcgatgaagcccatgtgaaagtgcaaaaaactgcagttcgtcgcaatccccatagacccccacgttaaaaagaccaactttacagcataaacacatgtttacagcctggtgcaaaaaaCGTAATTCGgcctcaatagtttatttcacgactcatgacaactgtatttgtttattttctatttaggtttaaagttctgcataattaagggcgttacCAGTTCGAGTGACTAgcgttagcctgagctaacacgTAGCGGAGGGTtcggtgggcgggtctcaacatctGACGCGACCttccatgtccatatttggaatgtCCGAgcgtgggcggagtaaagctcatccaacatggcgaccactggctccgcccacttcaggcttattttctgaggttcagaatccagtgggtgatgtaacgatgggtttgtccgtagacgcagaccgcaagagctgtgattggtctgttTGGTTGTTGagagtttctgcttcagtatttccgAGTGTTTCTCCATTTCCAGCGTTATTgaatttattgttttggataaataaagatgaaacacgAAGTAGGAAAGTTTAACTGGGGATGTTGGGAGATACAAGCAGGTTAATTAGTAAGTGACTCAGTACATTTATATCTTCTCTCATATATTTCCAgcgtttttttcatttcagtacACGAGCCTCGTTGTGTATTCTTGTTGACTATTCAACAACTCAACTGGATGTTTAATGAAATAGACCAAAAAAACTTTCCAGCCTTTTGACTGGCTTTTGTTTCCAAGTACAAACCCCCTTCTTCTCTCACTCCTTCACCTActgcctcccctctccctcctcccctttctctctcattcctcCCTGGTAATCTGCGTTAATGCCCTTAGCCTCTCGCACTGTTTGGTTTGCATGCGTCAGCTGACCCACACCGAAACTGGGTCACAGAGACGGTGTGGTGGGGCTGAGGAACGCTCCACGCTCTGTCTCTTCTGAAATGTTTCTGCAAAGTTTTCTttccgtttgtgtgtgtccccTCACGTCTCATTTGATTTCGTTTACAAGCACACACCTTCTGTTCGGCACCGACAACACCGTGTTAAGAATTAATGCTGGTGTTCATTAAGTCATGGTTAAATCCCAGTAATCCAGGGTTAACAATGACTCAGAGTGATTGGACGCACAGCGgggagtttctttttttcctccaccgtCTGATCCTGCTTCCTCTGAGACGAGCGTCAGGTCCAGGAAATGGGAGGATCTTAATTAAGTCACAGTGTGTGAAACTGTAACAGTGTGGATAGTAAGAGCACAAAGAAAGAAGTTTGTTTTGCCGTTTCAGCACTTTTCAGGACTGTGAACATTTTAAGCTGGTTGTTGCTCAATAGAGTCTACGTTACATCGAATGTGAAATAGTTGCCCTGGTTGTTATtctcaattatttattttatgatctgATTGTTGGCATAAAATCTCTTTGTGTTACTTCAAATCAGTTTTCAGTATTTCAGGGTTGCACAATCTCCTGGCATTCCTCCATTGTGTGTCTTTAACAGCAGTGAATCAGAAataatgatttgtttgtttatacaGGCAGGAGGCCCAGTCAAATATAAACACCTACTTGAAATTTGACATGAAGTGTTTTTACACGTAATAAcaatcctctcctcctccttctctgtcctTCTTCCCCTGGCAGACTCTGAAGCGTAAGGAGAAGGAGTACGAGCACGAGATGGAGCGTCTGGCCAGAGAGAAGATCGCCATGCAGCAGCGTCTGGCCGAGCTGAAGAACGAGCTCAGCCAGTGCATGGACGTCCTGGAGATCGACAGAGTCCTCAGACAGACTATCCAGCCAGAGGACGACCAGGCGTCCACGTCCACCGCCTCAGGTAAATGAGCGGGACTCAAAAACTGTCTCTGTGGAGTTAATATTTACAGGAACATTCGTGAAGAAACTCCCCCAAACGACCGTCTTTTACTAAGACGCTAAATCACACCACACTTACATCTTGGTCATCTGATAAGATTTTTGCACAATTGACAACAGGTGCAATAGTGGTGGAGGCCGCCCTATTTAAAGTGGGGATTTTGCTAAACTTTCCACCAGAGAGAATGCAGGAGAGGAGGCTGAATGAAACCGCTAAATGAAATTTGAGGTCATGGAATTGGAGTTGTTGGTgcaaattaacatattttagatatagcaaagaaatattaacacaaCCAGGAGAAACACAATATGGGAGGCTATCTAGGACATGGTCAATACTGtggggaaaacaagaagaacgaCAGATGAAATTATGAAAAGGTGGCAGGACATCAGAAGAAGAACTACGGATGCCCTAAGCGGCCGTACGTTcacatatgattttttttttccccgttttcCCTGAAGttaatttctctttaattttcttGAGATGAcaagttatttatcttgttatctCAGGAAAActaatttttgtttcctcaagatctgtattatatatttaatttgagagactataacctcctgagacccaagcttttatttggtttgcatttttaattcctccaaggtatttgggatcagtaggacctgaGATGTATAAAATCTAAGCATCATCTTGGAACAGGAAGAAGTAGTGTTtgggataaaaagaaaaaaaaaaaagtcctcatatgtCGACACcgggattatttaattatttatattataaagaagtcaccaatgtgtgacaaaatctaaaaatttgaatacctgaacatgactgtgCAATATCAAAAATTGCtgcctcaaatgagtacttgctaaatTTTCACGTTATATcgaactagaaacgttaataagcataaatactagatggcagactaaagtgtccacaaatgaggacaatgggtttaaatgaagcagaataagctgcaataaaacctaaaactgaacgtccccatatgaggaggATAATGTAGTAAAATAGTGAGGTACTGTAAAGtgagccatttgttttgtgctttaatgtttcctAGGTAACGATTAAGTTTATCGAGATCTCGAGAAAAGCACTGTTTTCCtgagataacgagataaataactcgagatctcgagaaaacagaggaaattaactcgttatcatgggaaaacagaggaaataattagtatgaatgcatggccgcGTGGGACTTCCgtagagaagaaaggaaaaacatcGCTCATGATAAAacctcagcaaataaaacagatgGCTCCAAAATGCCATTGCTGGATAGGTGATATGTCTCAATTATTTCTGCCTCTGTCTTTCCAAAATTGTTGACGCGAGCAGAAAATACTTGTTCTCTCCGTTGCCTTTCGtggtgcctcctcctcctcttatgGTCCAAAGAGTCACATGGTTCAGCTTCTTCTTCGTCTCGTCTCGCTGACTAACCGTTTTCTCTCCCGTCCACAGAAGGAGAAGACAATTATGAGCAGGACATCGACGAGGACGCCCCCGCTCCTCCCGCTCCCGCGTCCCTTCCCAAACCGGCGCCTCCCATCTTGCAGGCCCAGCCGATCCTCACCCCCCACCTGTCCATCCAGCACGccactctgcctctctctggCGTGCTCACCGCTGCCTCCCCCTCGGGCGCCCCCCTCCCTCAGGCCATCGCCCCGGCCCCGGGTCCGccccctccgccgccgccgccgccgcctcatCCCATCCAGCCCCCGGCCGTGCAGGTGCAGCCCACCGTCATCGCTCACGCCGCCGTCTCCCACGCCTCAGTCATCCAGGCTGTCAATCACGCCCTCCCAGCCAATCACAAACACCTGACTCACATCGCCCCCTCCCCcggcccctcctcctcctcctccaccaccccccAGCAAATCAACGTGTCTCCGGCCGTCCCAGCCACCGCCACTCACCAGTCGATAACCGCCCAGCCCATCGGACACATCACCGTCCACCCGGTCGCTCACCTGGGACCCTCTCTGACGTCCCACATCCCGACCCTCTACCCCCAGGGCGTGGCGGTGTCCCAGCCCACCATGGTGGGCCACATCACCCACACCTTCACCCACCACACCCTACCGCACGTCCAGGCCAACCCTCAAGCCAACACTAACGGAGCCCAGGTGAACAGCGCGGCCGTGGTGACCCAGGGGAGCACGACGCTAGGGAAGCCCACGGCCGTACTAGCCCCCCACCCGCAGCTGGTCGGGCAGGCCACTGTCCTCAACCCCGTCACCATGGTCACGGTCCCAACCTTTCCCGTCAGCACGCTCAAGCTGGCCTGAaacagtgaaaaaagaaaacgagaCGGACTTGACGAATGAACGACGGGAGAATGAGAGACAGCCCTGTCTATAATCAATAGCAGAGAATCTCCGACGGCGATGAATTACGAAGAAGCATGGGCTGTTTTTCAGGCGTCTTGTGACGATTGGTCCTCTGACATAATTTCGGACACGGCTCCGTTGGATTGTGAGCGGTGACATTGAAGCAGACGCGGTCGGGTCGGGGCCGCTGCTTGTGAACACGAGACTGTGACGTTCGCCTCCTCTGCACAGACAGGAACCGCGTTTgacctttcttccttcctcctctccttccttctcgaCAAGAAGCACTAACACAATAAGCTCAGTTCACACTCAGGCATCGAGGATTTACCTTAACTAGTCATTCACTCATTGAGGGAGAAGAGCCGGGGCTGGTAC from Mugil cephalus isolate CIBA_MC_2020 chromosome 15, CIBA_Mcephalus_1.1, whole genome shotgun sequence encodes:
- the mntb gene encoding MAX network transcriptional repressor b isoform X1; amino-acid sequence: MSIDTLLEAARYLEWQAQQQQITREEEQRKEKELIHREEESRRVELVTASPQPVRANHITWGDDAHRPPPPHPPAPPPPSLPPPQVPIAVIPMVPVVTATPSVPPLPLTTAIAAAATALNGSPPAKSASSPPQQPAPRHLLCASQMKVESSQQLVGVKPNHSQPQVQIQYPTSISTNGSGSQHALAPHQAPPTSQPRPNGVMMDDMRGADGKKRPGGSVCVAGTREVHNKLEKNRRAHLKECFETLKKNVPNVDEKKTSNLSVLRSALRYIQTLKRKEKEYEHEMERLAREKIAMQQRLAELKNELSQCMDVLEIDRVLRQTIQPEDDQASTSTASEGEDNYEQDIDEDAPAPPAPASLPKPAPPILQAQPILTPHLSIQHATLPLSGVLTAASPSGAPLPQAIAPAPGPPPPPPPPPPHPIQPPAVQVQPTVIAHAAVSHASVIQAVNHALPANHKHLTHIAPSPGPSSSSSTTPQQINVSPAVPATATHQSITAQPIGHITVHPVAHLGPSLTSHIPTLYPQGVAVSQPTMVGHITHTFTHHTLPHVQANPQANTNGAQVNSAAVVTQGSTTLGKPTAVLAPHPQLVGQATVLNPVTMVTVPTFPVSTLKLA
- the mntb gene encoding MAX network transcriptional repressor b isoform X2, coding for MSIDTLLEAARYLEWQAQQQQITREEEQRKEKELIHREEESRRVELVTASPQPVRANHITWGDDAHRPPPPHPPAPPPPSLPPPQVPIAVIPMVPVVTATPSVPPLPLTTAIAAAATALNGSPPAKSASSPPQQPAPRHLLCASQMKVESSQQLVGVKPNHSQPQVQIQYPTSISTNGSGSQHALAPHQAPPTSQPRPNGVMMDDMRGADGKKRPGGAGTREVHNKLEKNRRAHLKECFETLKKNVPNVDEKKTSNLSVLRSALRYIQTLKRKEKEYEHEMERLAREKIAMQQRLAELKNELSQCMDVLEIDRVLRQTIQPEDDQASTSTASEGEDNYEQDIDEDAPAPPAPASLPKPAPPILQAQPILTPHLSIQHATLPLSGVLTAASPSGAPLPQAIAPAPGPPPPPPPPPPHPIQPPAVQVQPTVIAHAAVSHASVIQAVNHALPANHKHLTHIAPSPGPSSSSSTTPQQINVSPAVPATATHQSITAQPIGHITVHPVAHLGPSLTSHIPTLYPQGVAVSQPTMVGHITHTFTHHTLPHVQANPQANTNGAQVNSAAVVTQGSTTLGKPTAVLAPHPQLVGQATVLNPVTMVTVPTFPVSTLKLA